One segment of Streptomyces sp. TG1A-8 DNA contains the following:
- a CDS encoding HAD-IC family P-type ATPase translates to MTHIDAGAELDPVHPVALPPAPPAGLTGAEVAERVARGQVNDVPVRSSRSPGEIVRGNVFTRFNAIIGVLWLITLFVAPVQDGLFGFVVLANTAIGIAQEWRAKQTLDSLAVIGGARPTVRRDGVAAEVATHEIVLDDVIEIGPGDKVVVDGVCAEADGLEIDESLLTGEADPVVKRPGDPVMSGSFVVAGGGAFTATRVGREAYAAQLTEEASRFTLVHSELRTGVSTILKYVTWMMVPAAIGLVVTQLVVEDDGAGDAVARTVGGIVPMVPEGLVLLTSVAFAIGVIRLGRRQCLVQELPAIEGLARVDTVCLDKTGTLTEGGMDVTGLRPLDGADESYVRKVLGALGESDPRPNASLRAVIDAYPDSGEWRCVESLPFSSARGYSGAAFGEGDGETSTWLLGAPDVLLSPDDPALAETGRLNERGLRVLLLARAVRDLDDAEPARGARPAALVALEQRLRLDAADTLRYFAEQDVRAKVVSGDNAVSVGAVAGRLGLPGTAVDARLLPADRRGLADAVDEGTVFGRVTPRRKREMVGALRSRGHTVAMTGDGVNDVLALKDADIGVAMGSGSEATRAVAQIVLLDDGFAALPSVVAEGRRVIGNITRVATLFLVKTVYSVLLALLVVCWQVDYPFLPRHLTLLSTLTIGVPAFFLALAPNRERARPHFVRRVMRYSVPGGVVAAAATFATYLLARHHYAGPGALAAETSAATLTLFLVSLWVLAVVARPYTWWRVVLVAAMAAAFVLVLAVPALQDFFALRLVGVTMPWTAVAVAVAAAAALEPLWRRVDRRCAP, encoded by the coding sequence ATGACCCACATCGACGCGGGAGCCGAACTCGACCCCGTGCATCCGGTGGCCCTGCCGCCGGCACCCCCGGCCGGACTGACCGGGGCCGAGGTCGCGGAGCGCGTCGCGCGGGGTCAGGTCAACGACGTACCGGTGCGCAGCAGCCGCTCGCCGGGCGAGATCGTCCGCGGCAACGTCTTCACCCGGTTCAACGCCATCATCGGCGTGCTCTGGCTGATCACGCTGTTCGTCGCACCGGTCCAGGACGGCCTCTTCGGCTTCGTGGTCCTCGCCAACACCGCCATCGGCATCGCGCAGGAGTGGCGGGCGAAGCAGACCCTCGACTCACTCGCCGTGATCGGCGGGGCCCGGCCGACGGTCCGCCGGGACGGCGTGGCCGCCGAGGTGGCCACGCACGAGATCGTGCTGGACGACGTCATCGAGATCGGCCCCGGCGACAAGGTCGTGGTGGACGGGGTGTGCGCCGAGGCCGACGGTCTGGAGATCGACGAGTCGCTGCTGACGGGCGAGGCCGACCCGGTCGTCAAGCGCCCGGGGGACCCGGTGATGTCGGGGAGCTTCGTGGTCGCGGGCGGCGGGGCCTTCACGGCGACCAGGGTGGGCCGGGAGGCGTACGCCGCGCAGCTCACCGAGGAGGCCTCCCGCTTCACCCTGGTCCACTCCGAACTGCGCACGGGCGTCTCCACGATCCTGAAGTACGTGACGTGGATGATGGTCCCGGCCGCGATCGGACTGGTCGTCACCCAGCTGGTGGTCGAGGACGACGGGGCGGGGGACGCGGTGGCCCGCACGGTCGGCGGGATCGTGCCGATGGTCCCGGAGGGGCTGGTGCTCCTCACCTCCGTCGCCTTCGCGATCGGGGTCATCCGGCTGGGCCGCAGGCAGTGCCTGGTGCAGGAACTGCCGGCCATCGAGGGGCTGGCCCGCGTCGACACCGTCTGCCTGGACAAGACGGGCACGCTCACCGAGGGCGGCATGGACGTGACCGGGCTGCGGCCGCTGGACGGGGCCGACGAGTCGTACGTGCGCAAGGTGCTCGGCGCGCTCGGCGAGTCCGACCCGCGCCCCAACGCCTCGCTCCGGGCGGTCATCGACGCCTACCCGGACAGCGGGGAGTGGCGCTGCGTGGAGTCGCTGCCGTTCTCCTCCGCGCGCGGGTACAGCGGCGCCGCCTTCGGCGAGGGCGACGGGGAGACCAGTACGTGGCTGCTGGGCGCGCCGGACGTCCTGCTCTCGCCCGACGACCCCGCCCTGGCCGAGACCGGGCGCCTGAACGAGCGGGGGCTGCGGGTGCTGCTGCTGGCCCGTGCCGTGCGCGACCTGGACGACGCCGAGCCGGCCCGGGGGGCGCGCCCGGCCGCCCTGGTCGCCCTCGAACAGCGGTTGCGCCTGGACGCCGCCGACACCCTGCGCTACTTCGCCGAGCAGGACGTCCGCGCCAAGGTGGTCTCCGGCGACAACGCGGTGTCCGTCGGCGCGGTCGCCGGCAGGCTGGGCCTGCCCGGCACGGCGGTGGACGCGCGGCTGCTGCCCGCCGACCGGCGGGGCCTGGCGGACGCGGTGGACGAGGGGACCGTCTTCGGCCGGGTCACCCCCCGGCGGAAGCGGGAGATGGTCGGCGCGCTGCGCTCGCGCGGGCACACGGTCGCGATGACGGGCGACGGGGTGAACGACGTCCTCGCCCTGAAGGACGCCGACATCGGCGTCGCGATGGGCTCGGGCTCGGAGGCGACCCGGGCGGTCGCGCAGATCGTCCTGCTGGACGACGGTTTCGCGGCCCTGCCCTCGGTGGTCGCCGAGGGCCGCCGGGTGATCGGCAACATCACGCGCGTGGCCACGCTGTTCCTGGTCAAGACGGTCTACTCGGTGCTGCTGGCGCTACTGGTGGTGTGCTGGCAGGTCGATTACCCCTTCCTGCCCCGGCACCTGACCCTGCTGTCCACCCTGACCATCGGCGTCCCGGCCTTCTTCCTGGCGCTGGCCCCCAACCGGGAGCGGGCGCGACCGCACTTCGTGCGGCGCGTGATGCGGTACTCGGTGCCGGGCGGGGTGGTGGCCGCGGCCGCGACCTTCGCGACGTACCTGCTCGCCCGCCACCACTACGCCGGCCCCGGCGCGCTGGCCGCGGAGACCAGCGCGGCCACCCTGACCCTGTTCCTGGTCTCCCTGTGGGTCCTGGCGGTCGTCGCCCGCCCGTACACCTGGTGGCGGGTGGTCCTGGTGGCCGCCATGGCCGCCGCCTTCGTGCTCGTCCTCGCCGTCCCTGCGCTGCAGGACTTCTTCGCCCTCCGGCTCGTGGGCGTCACGATGCCGTGGACGGCGGTGGCGGTGGCGGTGGCGGCAGCGGCGGCCCTGGAACCCCTGTGGCGCCGGGTGGACCGCCGGTGCGCGCCGTGA
- a CDS encoding DUF2530 domain-containing protein — MAKWTPEHEAPEPLEGPVVATITGVTVVWFVLFLVQLPFYGWFDDHGHLWWLWTCLAGGGLGLIGVWYVRRRDAAIKRAAAVRPAPAE, encoded by the coding sequence ATGGCTAAGTGGACCCCCGAGCACGAGGCGCCGGAGCCCCTGGAGGGGCCCGTGGTCGCCACCATCACCGGCGTCACGGTCGTGTGGTTCGTCCTCTTCCTGGTCCAGCTCCCCTTCTACGGCTGGTTCGACGACCACGGCCACCTGTGGTGGCTGTGGACCTGCCTGGCGGGGGGCGGGCTGGGGCTGATCGGCGTCTGGTACGTGCGGCGGCGGGACGCCGCCATCAAGCGGGCGGCGGCGGTGCGGCCGGCCCCGGCCGAATAG